DNA from Flavobacterium aestivum:
TCCTTTATCTCTTCAATAGCAATTTCTATAGGGTAAAAGCCTATCATTTTTGCGGTTAGTGTTAAGGAATTTATAAGTGTTGTTTTAGAAGTAATAAGCAAATTCATGGCTTGGCAAAAACGAGAGATATAAATTTTCCGAATTAAGTTTCCAAAATAAGGGGTTCGTAAAATTATATTTGTTGTAAATGCTCTGTAATTTTGATCATTTTTTAATAAAATATGCATGGCGATTAATCCAATTATAATAGCTAATGCAAGTGCAAAAATTGACCCCGAATGATTTGATAATTTTATTATGATTTGAGTACTTTTAGGTAGTTCGCTTCCAAATTGTTTAAAAACTGAACTGAACATTGGTACTACTTTATTGAGCATAAAATAAAGTACTAAAAATGTAACCAACATAACAATTGTTGGATAAGTCAAAACGGAAACTATTTGCCTTTTCATTTGTATTTTTCTATTGAAATACTTTTGTAATTCGGCTAATACTTCTTCTAGCTTTCTAGTTTCTTCTCCTATCTGAATGCTGTAATATTCGTAGGGTGAAAATTGTTTGGTTTCTTTTATTGATTCGTAAATACTTCTCCCTTCGACAACTTTGTTTTTTAGTTCAAGGATTATTTCTTTTTCAAATTTATTTGCAGATTGATTGCCTAATATTTCTAATGCTTTTTTAAAATCGACCCCGGATTTTAAAAGCATACTCAACTCCCTGTAAAATACCTCTTTTTGTTTATCTGATAGTGATTTAGAAAACTGAATGTTAATGTTTTCTATTTTTGCAGGTCTTTTTTCAGATTTTTCAGGTTTATATGTATTTAAATCAAAACTCATTAGTCTTTAAATTTTTTTAATAATTCATTTGCATAAATGCGTTTATAGAATTTTAAGTCCATTTTATTTTCGTTCACTTCTATATTGAGTTTTAATCTTTGAAAAACAAACTGTTCAGATTTATTTTTTAGGGTGTCAATTGTCAATTGTTTGAGCTTTATTTTAAATGTATCTATAAATATTTCATTATTTCTCAACATATAATCTTCTTGGAAACTGTATTTTATATTCTCACCTGTGTAGCTTTTGAAAGTGATTTCATTGTCAAAAAAAGTCATTTTCTCATTTTCAAAAATATCTTTGTTAATGCTGTAGGTTAACCGGTTTAAATCGCAAATAAGTTCGTTTTGGCTTTTGTAATCCATCATTCTTTCAGTTACAATAGAGAAAACAACAAAAATGATACTCATAATTATTGCCGTTATAGCCATACCAACAATAGTCTCCATTATTGAAAAGGCGGATATCATTCTTTTGTCATTCATGGCTTTTTTGAATATAAAAGTTTTTTTTAAACTCAAACTTTGTACTGTCTTTAAAGCTGATGGTTGTTTTTTTTAAATTTTCATTGATGTATTCCTCTTCAATTGATAGATTTTCATTTTCGTTTTCATTTAGTAATGAATCATTTTTTATTTGTGATAAGAAGAATAATTCGTTTACTTTATTTTGTGTGTTATAGAATTTTGCAGATGATCTTTGCGTAAATACAGCTGCAAAAATCATGATTGTAAAATAAAAGCAAATTGAAATAATAGTCAAAGCTATTACTGATTCTAAGATAGAATTTGCTTTTAGATTATAATACTTTTTTAATAATACCATGAGATGCATTTTTTGAATCGAATATTGGAACTGCAATAAAGTAATTAGGTCTTTTTTTTGCATTAATTTCTATATCCGAAATAGTGTTGTCATACGTTGCAGATTCTGTTTTGTAAAATAATCGGTTGGTGTAAACTGAACCATATACTTTGCTTTTCAAAAATAATTTTCCAGTACAATAGATGTCACTAAATAGTAATCCGTCGGTATCTATTTCTATACTGTTTTTATCTATCATTTCATTTTTATTGCCAAATAATACTATGGCCCCAGTTATTTTACAGCCTTTTTTTATTTCTATTTTACTATTGTTTTCACTTTCATTATTTACACACACTACAGAAGGGTAGTTTAAAGTAACGTTATCTTCTAATGTTATGCCATCTGAGGCAAATGCTTGTACTGTCCCTTTAAAACCTGATTCAAATGTTATTTTTTGGGCTATCAATATCACATCTTCTAAAACGGTATTTTTTTTAATATGCAACGAGTCTTTGGAACGCAAAATAAAGTTCCCTTTAAAAATTACATTCGAGACAATGGAGTTTAGATAGACTTCTTTGGTTGTATTAAAAAATGAGTTATAAAACAATGAATCTTTTGGTTTATCTATTTCGGATAAATTTGTTTTTTCTGCCTGTATTCCGTTGAATATTTTTTTAAAATCAGGATTGATTTCTGGAAGTTGATTTTCAGAAACCGTTTTTTTTCCTTCAACTATGATTTGATTCGGTCTATTGTTGATATAAGCTGTTTCAATGTAAGTTGAGGGTAATTGATTATCACCTATCAATTTCACAATGCCTGTGTAAGTAAGAGATTTTGAGAAATTTGTTAAAAATAATGCTGTTTTATCTTTGGTGTAAAGACCTGTAAAATGAGCAGATTGCACGGTGTCTTTGTTGGTCTCCGATTTTACCAATAAAAGATTTAATAGTCCGTACTTTTTTGTTTTATAACTTCCTATAATGCCAGATTCTTCATCTTGTATAGAATCTTGTGGCTTCTCTTTGTCTCCTAGTGCAAGATTTATTATTGATTGATTATTTAGATATAATTCTTCTTGAAGATTGTAATATAAATTGAGTTGATTATATAAATTTGAAAAAAATAATAATGCTCCGCATATTATAGAAACAATCAAACAAATGTAGATAGCATATAGTAAACTGTGAGCCTTAACCATTTTTATTTACTTATTTTTTTCTAAATAATTTAGTATAAAGCCTATCGAAAAAATTCTCTTTTTTAGGTGTATTTCCTTTATTTATATTTGCTTCTTTATTTGCTTTCTCTATAGCTTTTTGTTTCTTTTTTTCTTCTCTTTCAGCCTTTTTATTTGCTTTGGTTGTTAATCTTGCTGCTTTTTTAGCCTCATTGGTTTCTTTTTTGCGAATTTTAATATTAGCTTTTTCATTTTCTAATGCTAATTCTTGCGCTTTTATAAAGTCTTTTTCAGCGTTTTTGGCAACAGCTATTTTATTTTTTTCAGTTTCTATTTGTGCTTTTTTGTCTGCATCGTCTTTTAACGTTTGTAGCTTTAATGTTAGCTTGTCTAGTTTAGATGCTTTTTGTTTTTTCACAGTTGGGATTCCATTGGTATAATTAACAGTGTCTTTTTTTACCAAATCATACCATTTTCCATGCTTTTTGTTGTTTTTATAGCATCCAGTTTCTACAATAATTCCATTTTTATCATATTTGTAATACATGCCAGTTCGCAATCCCTTAGACCACTTTTGAGTGCTTTCTATTGCACCATTGGAATGCCATGTTATCCAATTGCCTACTTTTAGGCCATTTTTAAACTTTCCTTTTTCGGCAATTTGATTGCTATGATAGGTTTTTAGAAATGCTTCATTTAGTAAATCTCCTCCAAATCCACCTTGAGCACTATGAATAGCACCACCTTTAAACCAATAATATACTTTGTTTGGTTTTGGAGTAACATTTTTATTGGTAACATAAAATTCATACCTAAAATTTTCATCTGAAATACGTTTTATGCTATAGGGGTCTGAAGAAAAAGAATAGGATGAGAATAGTATTGAAAAATATAAAAAAAGGTGAGTTGTTTTTGCTTTCAAAGTAAATTAAGTTTATAAACGGGTGCAAGATAGTATAATATATAGTTTTTTTTTAATGCTATTGTAGCCTTTTTATATGCATTGTTATTAGAGTTGATTTTGTTTTATTTGATTACTCAATGATTAATTTCTTTACTGTTTCTTTATCACCATCAGTTATTTTTAATATATAAACTCCTGTATTTGTATTGTTTAAGTGTATATTTCTGTTGAATTTTGGTTCGTTTTTATATGTTTCATTAAAAATTTGTTTGCCTAATAAATCATAAATAGAAATTTTTGCATCATTTGAAGTTGTGCTATTAAATTGGATATTAAAATTTCCGTGGTTTGGATTTGGATATAAACTAAAATTATTGACTTCAAAACTTGAAGAAGATAAAACACTTGATTTAGTACAGATAGTTAATTTGGCAGACTCTAGTACCCCGTTATCACCTAGAAAAGCATCTCTTACTCTTAATGTCCATTTGCCTTCAGGGCTAATATTATTATAAGTTGATAAAGGTTGGGCAGGAGTCACTGTTTGTAAACTCGATGTGTTACATGAAAGAGGAGTTCCAGAATCGTCATAATTTATAAATAGTTTGTCATTTGAGGCACCGCAAAAACTATCAAACAATTTAACAACTGTACCTTGTGGATTGACTAATTCTATTTGAACATCTGGTAAATAGGGATGTTTAAGTTTTATTTCAATATTTATATCTGCAACTTTTTCTGAGGATGGAGGCACATCTATTGTTAATGAACTATAAGCTTCTGATTCTGGTATATAAAAAGGGGTTGTAAAAGTATAGGTGTTGCAAGAAGAATCAATTGGATTTGTAATAGAAAAAGAGTTGCTATTTACAGCATAGTAAATGTTAGCGGTTGGTTCAATTAAAATCCTGCAGTTTGTTGCATTAATATCCGGTACAGTGATTTGTGCTGATCCATTATTTGGTATATTGGAAACTAAAACAGTTGGAAAGGTTATTCCCCCATCGTTTGAAAGTTTAATATTGACATTGGATGACCCCGTTAGGGTGTTAGTATTGTTTACATTCCAATTTATTGTTTCTTTAGTACCAGCAACCCAATTTAAATTTGGAGTGTTTTGAGATGTTATAGTAAAAGGACCAACATTTGCATTTACTGTTACCACCATGGCATCAGTATTGGTTTGTCCTAATCCTAAAGCAGCATTGTTTCTTCCAGTTAAAGTGAAATTTAATGTTCTGTTTATCGATGATACAGATTCTTTGTTAGTACTTAATTGACCAGATAAAACGTTTGCAAGAGCCGGCATATATCTAATAGGCGAGGCACTTGGTAAAATAGATATAAAAAGAGGGCCATTCGGTTTTGTATCATAAGCATAACTTTTTGAACCTGTTTGATCTGTGGCCGAGTCAAATTGTTCCCAACAATAAGTCAAAGTGTTTCCATTAGAATCTGACCCAGTTCCTTTTAAAATGAAAGGAGTACTTTTTGGAATAGTGTAATCTAAGCCTGCATTAATTATTGGTGTTTGATTGGATAATGCTGTGTTTTTTGGACATAATTTTGAGGCTAAATTATCTTGGATTTGTAAAATACTAGCATATCCAAAATAATCGTCTGAATGATTTTGAATATCATAATTTGTTATTCCGGCGTATCCCATAATAGTTGATCCACTACCAGGTTCTACACTTACGCCAGTTCCTTCTATATCATATGAAAAAGTGTGGTTTGCACCGAGTTGATGTCCCATTTCATGTGCAACATAGTCTATGTCAAATGTACTACCTTCTGGTTTGGAGTCGGCAGGAGAGGTATAGGCACTTCCTTTACCATTTGTATAGACAGGAGTTGAGTTTGTGTTTTTTAACGTAGTACAAACACATCCTATGCAACCAGCATCTCCACCACCTCCAGTGGCTGCGAATAAATGACCTATATCATAATTTGCTTCACCAATTACATTAGTGATTGTTGCTTGTACTTCTTTGTTCCATGTCCCTGGACAATCCCCTGTGCACCCCGTAATAGTTTTTAGTCCTTCAGTTTCGTTAGAATAGGGATCTGTATTGGCATTGGTATAAATAATAGAATTGTTATTAGCAATAATCTCTAATTTCAAGCCTAAATCTTTATTGAAAATTCCATTAACTCTCGTAATAGTTGCGTTCATTCCTGCTAAAGCTCCTTCGACTGTTCCCCCAAAATAAGATGCATATTCTCCTGTACACGACAACGCTAATCGTACGGTCTTAAAAATACCTGTATTCGATTTTATTTGGCTGACTTTTTTAATCAATTCATTATTTAGCGATATATCTATTGTTTTGCAAGTTAAAGGTAGCATTTCTTTATTTCTTTTTTTAGAAGTAGAAAGGATATATACCGATTTATCAGATGTATTTGGTTCGATAAATTCTGAACCACTATCACCTCTTAAAACCATGGTCTGTATTCCATTTGGAGAAACACTAAAGTTAATAGAAGCATAAGGGTCTGTAATCCCTGTTCCAGAATAGGCTCGAATATCTGGGTATTTAGTTTGTAATTCTGGTGCAAAATTAGAAGACTCACTTACTAGGAATTGTTCTAATTTTCCATTGCTATTGGGGATAGTAATTTTTATCGTTTTGTCTTGAATTGATTTATCATGAAGGCTCAGTAGAGTTTGTTTAAAATTGATTTCATTTAAACGGAAAAATAATTTATCGTCTAATTCGAGATTGTTATTAAGCTTGTCATATGATGAATTAGATGTTTGATTTACGGTTTCCCAAAGAGATTTATTTTGGGAATACCCTAGGTAAGGGATCATTATAAATCCAAAAAAAAGTAATAATTTATTCATGCATTAAAATTTTGAGTGGCGAAATTAATTTATTTTTATTGGAATGCAAGAATAGTCCTTAACATTTAAATGAGTATTTGCTTTTTAAAAAAAACTTATAAATTAGAAATCTTTTTTATCTTAATGGTTATAATTTAAACATATATAATATTAATATTTTTCGATACTTTATTATTGAATTTAGTTGGCTTGTAATAATAATTTGATAAACGCATTGCTGGTATGGAAAAAATACTACTTTTGCGCCTTTGAAATTAACAAGTTATTTGTGCTTAAAAATAAAATAAACCCCCACGTTGTAATTAACATCTTATTAATTAGTTTGTTAATTGTTTTTTCTGTTCTCTTTTTCTTTAAATCGGATAAGGAAGTAGTTTATGTAGATAATGCTAAGTTATTTGATGGTTTTGTAATGACCAAAGAAATGAAGCGAGTTGGAGAAAAAGAATTCAATTCCAGAAAATTAGTTTTAGATAATTTGTATGCCAAATTACAGGCTTCTACAATTTCTGCTACGGAAAAAAAAATATTGATGCAACAATTCATTCAAGGAAAGAGTGAATTAGAACAGTTCAATCAAGTTTTTGCATCTGAACAAACCGAAAAAATTTGGTCAAGAATAAAAAGTTATACTACTGAATTTTCAAAAGAAAAAAAATACCAATTAGTTATCGGTTCTAATAACAAACAAACAGTTTTGTTTGCTGACGAAAAAATTGACGTTACGAATGAACTTCTTACTTATCTAAATAAAAAGTATGAAGGTCTTTAATAAGTTAGTTTTTATTTTTTTTATTTTTCTTCTTGCTTCTTGTAAAAAAGACCCAAAAAATGGTCAACTAGATTCTGAAATTAGAGATCGATATTTTAATCTTGAAAAAATCGGTTGGAAATCCCGTTCCTATACACAAGTTATAGATGATATTGGTTTTACAGCAACCGAAGTTCCAATTCAATATTATTTATTGAAGGATTTAGGGAACGAAAACCTTAAACAGGTCGATTCTCTTTATGAAGAAAATAAAACGGAGCGCGTCATAGAATTTACATTTCAGCAAGATGAAGAGAAAGATTTACTAGCCCAAAATTTTACGGGAATGGATTATACTGCAGCTGTAAAATACATGTCTTTTGGGCTTGATAAAGACTTTTATGTAGTGACTTCAAAAAAAGATACCATTCAGTGTTCCGGTGTAAATTTTGAGCGCAATTACAAAATTGCTCCTTTTCAAAAAGTACTGCTGTTTTTCTCTGGAATAGATCCCAACGATAAAATACAATTAATTTACAATGATTACCTTTTT
Protein-coding regions in this window:
- a CDS encoding reprolysin-like metallopeptidase; translation: MNKLLLFFGFIMIPYLGYSQNKSLWETVNQTSNSSYDKLNNNLELDDKLFFRLNEINFKQTLLSLHDKSIQDKTIKITIPNSNGKLEQFLVSESSNFAPELQTKYPDIRAYSGTGITDPYASINFSVSPNGIQTMVLRGDSGSEFIEPNTSDKSVYILSTSKKRNKEMLPLTCKTIDISLNNELIKKVSQIKSNTGIFKTVRLALSCTGEYASYFGGTVEGALAGMNATITRVNGIFNKDLGLKLEIIANNNSIIYTNANTDPYSNETEGLKTITGCTGDCPGTWNKEVQATITNVIGEANYDIGHLFAATGGGGDAGCIGCVCTTLKNTNSTPVYTNGKGSAYTSPADSKPEGSTFDIDYVAHEMGHQLGANHTFSYDIEGTGVSVEPGSGSTIMGYAGITNYDIQNHSDDYFGYASILQIQDNLASKLCPKNTALSNQTPIINAGLDYTIPKSTPFILKGTGSDSNGNTLTYCWEQFDSATDQTGSKSYAYDTKPNGPLFISILPSASPIRYMPALANVLSGQLSTNKESVSSINRTLNFTLTGRNNAALGLGQTNTDAMVVTVNANVGPFTITSQNTPNLNWVAGTKETINWNVNNTNTLTGSSNVNIKLSNDGGITFPTVLVSNIPNNGSAQITVPDINATNCRILIEPTANIYYAVNSNSFSITNPIDSSCNTYTFTTPFYIPESEAYSSLTIDVPPSSEKVADINIEIKLKHPYLPDVQIELVNPQGTVVKLFDSFCGASNDKLFINYDDSGTPLSCNTSSLQTVTPAQPLSTYNNISPEGKWTLRVRDAFLGDNGVLESAKLTICTKSSVLSSSSFEVNNFSLYPNPNHGNFNIQFNSTTSNDAKISIYDLLGKQIFNETYKNEPKFNRNIHLNNTNTGVYILKITDGDKETVKKLIIE
- a CDS encoding toxin-antitoxin system YwqK family antitoxin produces the protein MKAKTTHLFLYFSILFSSYSFSSDPYSIKRISDENFRYEFYVTNKNVTPKPNKVYYWFKGGAIHSAQGGFGGDLLNEAFLKTYHSNQIAEKGKFKNGLKVGNWITWHSNGAIESTQKWSKGLRTGMYYKYDKNGIIVETGCYKNNKKHGKWYDLVKKDTVNYTNGIPTVKKQKASKLDKLTLKLQTLKDDADKKAQIETEKNKIAVAKNAEKDFIKAQELALENEKANIKIRKKETNEAKKAARLTTKANKKAEREEKKKQKAIEKANKEANINKGNTPKKENFFDRLYTKLFRKK
- a CDS encoding OmpH family outer membrane protein, whose protein sequence is MLKNKINPHVVINILLISLLIVFSVLFFFKSDKEVVYVDNAKLFDGFVMTKEMKRVGEKEFNSRKLVLDNLYAKLQASTISATEKKILMQQFIQGKSELEQFNQVFASEQTEKIWSRIKSYTTEFSKEKKYQLVIGSNNKQTVLFADEKIDVTNELLTYLNKKYEGL
- a CDS encoding type II secretion system F family protein produces the protein MSFDLNTYKPEKSEKRPAKIENINIQFSKSLSDKQKEVFYRELSMLLKSGVDFKKALEILGNQSANKFEKEIILELKNKVVEGRSIYESIKETKQFSPYEYYSIQIGEETRKLEEVLAELQKYFNRKIQMKRQIVSVLTYPTIVMLVTFLVLYFMLNKVVPMFSSVFKQFGSELPKSTQIIIKLSNHSGSIFALALAIIIGLIAMHILLKNDQNYRAFTTNIILRTPYFGNLIRKIYISRFCQAMNLLITSKTTLINSLTLTAKMIGFYPIEIAIEEIKEDITRGASLHESLKKHNVFENKMVSMVEVAEQVNQLETMFERLTEQYNEEISHQTKMIGVILEPMIIIVIGVIVGVIMVSMYAPMFDLSKIINK